tggttttcatggaaacaattcagactttgtctcaaaagtgagaggtgtgtttcatttgtgGAGCACATCTCcaaaagttcctaatatctgtcagcaaaggttggtagatatatgtggcacaCCCCaatgattctgacttagtctcacctgtgaaggtcccggggtagaataggccttcagcaacccatgcttgccataaaatgcttgtcgtaagaggcaactaacaggatcgggtgatcaggctcgctgacttggttgaaacaagtcatcagttcccagttatgcagatcaatgctcatgttgttgatcactggattgtctcatccagactcgattatttacagaccgctgccatatagttggaatattgctgagtgcagcgtaaagctaaactcacttactcattcactcactgacttagtctcaaaatggagggatgggcttcgtttctggagcacaactagaaaactatttaatatcttacagcaaaattgggcagatatttgaggcagaccacaaagtggtccttttgctatttacaatgccttggctttttatccccccggcatgtaatgtcATAGCATTGCATCAACAATGACACAAGCTTTTAAATTCTCTCCATATTTGAGATACTTTGCATGTCAAATACTTAGGTTTTGTGCATCAGGTCAAACACTATGGAAAGTATGTTTTTGCGCATGATACAtgtagaattttattggacttgaaAGTGAGGGTTGAAGTTAAAGGACATAAATGTCCCTGTGGCACCCAGGGGGTTAAAATATCTTAGTATCATAGTAAAGTTATTGCAACAACCAGAGATTTATCTTTCAGAATGTTATTTGTATCCCGGAGCGCTATTTACATAAGCAATATactgcttgtttaccaatccgATTCTTCTTTTGGAAATAAATGTGTTTAAACCAATTAATAGATATTTATTTGTATGAATTCATATTCAGTTCAGCGGACCAGCCTCAATATCCCGAACAGTGTCAGTCAGTGATCTGGCtcccatttcacaaagtgaatacatgacaggttttgtggataacaacatcTATTTATCCTTTACACTAGGTTTCAGAGCtgattcttgctccttcatgaTTTGAATGAGTCAGTAAAATGAATGTAGATGTACAAAGATAACAATTTAACTTCGAGAATGTGTAAAGATGACAATATGATTGTGAAGCCAATGAGATTGGATTACTACACGAAGAAAACAATGTATTACAATGACAAAGTTAAGAGTGGGGGAGGGGTGTGTTGATAAGAGAGCGAGAATGTACAAAGTTAACATAATTATGAAGCCAATGAGATTGGATTAATGTACAGGAAATGTACAAAGTGTTGCTGATGGACTAAGATAACGCCATAAACCCAGGGAAGGTAAATGCCTTGGTTCATGTGCTGGCTTCTTTCTCTGGATCTCAATGCTTTCCTGAAGTTTCCTCCTTTTCCAGTGATGTTGGTGTGTAGAATCTTGGCTTGTTGCTTAACTACCTTATTTCCTGGTAACAaacacagattcttgtactaACTCCTGATGAGGGAGcaagaattacctctgtaatgtcatgtaaataataaaaagaaggTTCTAAATGCTTGTCAAAACACTCTGTTTCACAAAGTCCTTTTAAGGCTAGGATCTGGTTACTTCTTTTGTAGCATTCATACCTCCTGTACTGTAACATTGGGTTTACAAATGCTTCCAGAAATGTTAATGTGACTCCATGAAAGTGACTGACTCTGTGACTACACAGTGTGCTTATGTTATTGATGTTGTAGATGTGGTGGGCGTATGAAGACCATAAAATTCGGGGAAGGCATTGTGGAACTTGGAGCCAATTGGATCCATGGAGCAACGCTTTCCAACAGTGTCTTTACATTGGCTGCACAAAACAATCTGCTGAACCCATATGTGTTGCTTGACAGGTAGGACAGTTTGACGAGAAACAGGTTTATGAAAAATGATTTATCATGTTGACTTGTGTGAGACCTGGTGTCAGCAGCTCCTTCACTTGAAATGTGATGCTATTGATGTGTTTATTACTTGATGTGGCTCAGGTCCAGTTCAGGGTCCAGCTTATCCACTGTCTGTTGTGACTTTTGACTGTTTAACCAAGCCGACATAATCATGTATCAAACACATCACCTCTCACATCAGACCCTTACATCAAGCACATAGCCAGTCAGATCAAACATGTTGCACCATTTCACAGACTATAAGTAAATCCAGCATCTCCTCACGTGGCAGCTAAAGTTTTCAGGTTGAGAAACAGTGCCTTGGTGATATATTTTACTGTAACTGTCATTGTCAGAGCTTGGCATTGTGTATTGCAGGATGGAAGGCTACTGTTACACGTCATCTGGGCATGTCATTGACCCTCACTTGACCAATAGAGTATGGACCATATACCAAGCTCTAGAACAGGAATTAGGAGGACTTTCTAGGCAAACCAAAGACAGCCATAGTATCCCCCTGGAATCATGGTACAAAAACAAATTTGAGAATGCTTTGGCTTTGTTTAAAACTCAAGAACAAGAAGATGCTCGAGCTGTCATTAACTGTTTGTTGAATCTGATACAGTTTCATAATGGTGGCTTCCTTGAAGATGCAGACACACACTTGAGTGCCCAGTATGAAGAGCTACCTGGTGGAGAGGTGAAACTGCCTAGTGGATGTGCTTCCATCCTGGATGCCGTTCTCAACACCCTGCCCAAAGGCTCAGTACAGTATAACACAGAGGTGACCAACATTCATCTGGACACAGCAAGACCAACACCCAAGGTGAAAGTCAGATGTAGGAATGGAAGACAGATGATGGCAGAGCATGTGATAGTAACCTGCTCTCTGGGTTTCCTCAAGAGGCACCACGGCACCCTCTTCTCACCACCCTTATCTAGTCAAAAGGTCCATGCAATTGAAAATATTGGCTTTGGCATAGTTAGCAAAATATTCTTGTATTACAAAATACCTTTCTGGGTGCAAGGTCGCGGGGGTATCAAACTCTGCTGGAAAGAACATGAATCACGCCCTGTGGGTAAAGAAGAGTGGTACAAGAAAATATTTGGTTTTGATGAAGTCCTCAATAACCCTGGTGTTCTGGTAGCTTGGTTGTCAGGAGATGAGGCAACTTACATGGAACGTCTGCCATTACAGGAAGTAGCCAATGTTTGCTCAGATatcttaaaaacatttttagGTAACCCTAGTCTGCCTTCCCCTACCCGGGTCTGTCGGTCAGAGTGGAGTGATAACCCATACATCTGTGGGTCTTACAGCTACCCCACAACATCCAGTCCACAAAGCCTTGTCCCACATCTTATGGAGCCAGTGTGTTCCTCAGACCAAGTTCCACGGATCCTGTTTGCAGGGGAAGCAACTCATCCAACCTTTTTTTCTACTATGCATGGTGCCAGGTCCTCCGGTATGAGGGAAGCCAACAGGATCATCAGTTTGTACAACATGCGACCAAAACTCTAGCATCATCTAGCTCATCTTGACTGGTGCCTGTTGATTTTAAAAGagaaatgcaacacacatgcacacacagcaTTTTGGTCTTGAATTTGTATTCATGTAGGTACAGTTTCAAGAACTTTtctgtccttttaaaaatatGCAGTCTTCCTTTCTTTATTTGACTCTCattcagattcacctttttgacTTTGACACTTACATTGAGAAAAAGAGGAAAAGAtgcattcaaaatatttttgaaatttttgaAGAGTTATTGCCTACAATATGGTTTGCATTCATAAAAGGCAAGGCCATTTGTCAAAATATGTGACTGATGCAATGTGCATTAATATAATATTCTATTATCATAAAGCTAGTGCTCTCACAGTGTTCACTGTTTATTGATATTTGATGCTCATGAAGCAGATGAGAACTTTGGATGCTATGAATtaatatgtatgcatatttacAATAAATACATATGGCAGAAAGAAACATAATTATACACATTGCACACTCTAACCATTTTCTTACTTTAATATATGTCTGCATCTTCATAAAAGTAGTTTCATGCAGGAGATTTTATGAACCTGCATCCACCAATATTTGCATCACAAGTTGCACTTCGGAGGGGATCAGTTTGATTCTGGCTGATTAAAAACATGTGCCATGAAATAATTGAAGGAATTTTCCCATGGGCTGCCACATCAGTGCTTTGGATTTTCATTTCAGCTTTTTCCAGTAATCATTTTGAACATgtacatttaggagataaacatcatgtgtttgccaatttctgggtgttactcagtatttgaagcacggaaTAAATGTGGAACCAACGGAGTCATACATAATAAAGGCATGGTTGTTATGTGTGCAGTTGTAAGGTTTTATGTTTGTTATCTGAATGGTGTGAAGATTTTATGGTGGAATGTGTTATGTTGTTCATAAAGTAAATTCAGGGTTTTTTGTCCTATCCTCTGATAAGGACTCACAGGAAGTTCCAAATATATGGATTTATAACAGAAGAAAGATTTAGTAAACCAGTTATGATGCTTATTGCTATTTATCCCCCGCAATACATTTTGCGAGGGGCATTAGCATTTAAATGCGCTCCATCCGTCTGTGCACATTCATCTTTTCTGGACAAGAACttcaaaactgttcactatttcttcaccaaacttgacacataggcATGATGGTGTACTGGTACCTCTTGGCAGTTTTGGATTTCTCGATAAAATTTGTTTAGTGCTTCCATGCCAACAAGTTTTCCTTCAActcaaattggtggtagtgctcctttctggagcagaacttaaaaacctttcagtgctctccttccactttgccatatacacaccaaaacatttgacaaaatcATAACTAGTAGACTGAGTCATACAGAAAATTTTGCCATTGCaagggatattgatgactttgtcttcttgtttgagTTTGAGCTCACACTTCTACATGTATGGCCAGCGTCATCGTAGAGCTTTGTAATCGAGAACTACTCATCACTGTGTACATAAGCAACACGGAAGGCTCTCCACAATGGAGCTCACACTCAACATGGCTGGCCAACGCAGAGGTTTTTAAAGGAGAACTACTTATCACTGTGTATATGAGACTACAGAAAGCTCTCCACAGTGGAGCTCTGTAGACTGGTAGATGGCAAAGATGTTGGGTCTGACTTTCATCAAGTACAATATGGGCTACACATCAAAAGGAGTCTCAAGGTCACTATATAGAACAAATGCCTCAATCAACTTTCCACAACCCCTATCTTAGAAAACTACTTACAAAATTCAAATAGCAATGCACAAACAATGACTCCATTTCTGTGACAGCCTGAATACAGAAAGACCAGCAATGTTCATATCTGTTTAAAGTAGATACATGCTTGTAGTATCTCACCAGTATTGTGAGGGTAGTTTCCAAAATCATGGCTATAGTAATGGAATGGGGGATATAAGTGTTGTGGTTTGTTGCAATGAATGTTGATGAAAGTGAGTATAGGTTGTTGAGGTTTGTTAAAATAAATGTGAGAGTAGGGGGTTTGAGGTTTGTCATAATAGATGTCAAGGTTGGGGTGAGGTTTGTTAAAATAAATGTGAGAGTAGGGGGTTTGAGGTTTGTCAAAATAGATGTGAAGGTTGGGGGTGAGGTTTGTTGATAGATGTGAGAGTAGGGTGTAGAGGTTTGTTATATTAGCTGTGCGAGTAGGGGGTTGAGTAATTAATGTTTAGGGGTTCAGGtatgaaacaagagtcatcagaagatgacacatcCCCCTGGcccaaacatatttgaaaggacaaatcatctgaccgTTGCTTATCGTGTTTTTAGACCATGTcttaattgtttccatggaattcatgaaaaatataaatgccatatagctgtaaacagaaaaagtcaccatttcaagatctgtctcatatatctgccaagatcatttgaaagatatgaaatagtttttgagttgtgctccagaaacgaagtccacAACTTGTTtatgaaaccgagaaaatagtaaatcacaaaaacctgcaaataccaaaaggcaccactttggggtctgccacacatatctaccaagctacactgacagatattaagaagttcttgagttctgctccagaaacgaaacacccCCCTGACTTTTGAGACAAAGGCTGAATCCATTGAAACCAAGAAACtaggaaatcacaaaaacctttaactagcaaaaggcaccactttaggttctgattgatatatctaccaagttttgcagaaaaatattgaacggtttttgagttgtgctccggaaacaaagcccatccctccattttgagactaagttcaaaatgtttccatggaaactgagaaaataataaatcacaaaatctgtacatagcaaaagacaccactttagggtctgccacatatatttaccaagttttactgacagatattaagacgtttttgagttcaccggaaacgaaacacacctctcacttttgagactatatccaaaacgtttccatggaaaccgataaatcacaaaaacctgtaaagagcaaaaggcaccactgttggttctgattgatatatccaccaagttttgcagaaatataatgaaaggtttttgagttctgctccagaaacgaaacccCCACCATTAGAcgaacaccaaaatgttccattggtaaaaaaaaaaaaaaaaaaaaatgccaaaactctgtaaattgcaaaaggcacaactataggttgagattattatatctatcaagtttggtgtaaaaatattgaagggtttctgagttctgctctgaaaacaaaatgattactgaCAGACGAGGTGTCAACtatataatgataatgataatgatggaTGGGGTGGAGTTTTGTTATGATGGATATAAGAGTAGGAGGTTTGAGTTTGTTAGTGGGaaagtgagtacggttttatgcctcttttagcaatatttaagcttttcacagcgagggacaccagaaatgggtcacCCATTTGGGTACTCAAGGCCAGGTGCAATTGGCCAGGACCAAACTTTTAAACAGTGTCCTTGGATTCAGGTGATGATTAATACTTGTGTTTACAAAATGAGGCCCCTGCTGGTACTGAAAAAGTAAACTCCCATAACGCAGACCTCCCAAAATGCAGATAAAAAATGCACACTAATTAATTGGGCCATACTGATCACCCCTAATTAATGAAAGGCAAGGTCTATACTTTGATAACCACGGAGAACAACATGGGACTAAGTGGACATCCTTGTCTAGCACTAGtggaacaaacaaaacaatcagaGACTGTAGTATCTACCTTCTATGACAACTACA
The nucleotide sequence above comes from Haliotis asinina isolate JCU_RB_2024 chromosome 5, JCU_Hal_asi_v2, whole genome shotgun sequence. Encoded proteins:
- the LOC137283589 gene encoding spermine oxidase-like, giving the protein MADIPCRVVVIGGGLAGVSAAERLVQAGVTGVQILEASHRCGGRMKTIKFGEGIVELGANWIHGATLSNSVFTLAAQNNLLNPYVLLDRMEGYCYTSSGHVIDPHLTNRVWTIYQALEQELGGLSRQTKDSHSIPLESWYKNKFENALALFKTQEQEDARAVINCLLNLIQFHNGGFLEDADTHLSAQYEELPGGEVKLPSGCASILDAVLNTLPKGSVQYNTEVTNIHLDTARPTPKVKVRCRNGRQMMAEHVIVTCSLGFLKRHHGTLFSPPLSSQKVHAIENIGFGIVSKIFLYYKIPFWVQGRGGIKLCWKEHESRPVGKEEWYKKIFGFDEVLNNPGVLVAWLSGDEATYMERLPLQEVANVCSDILKTFLGNPSLPSPTRVCRSEWSDNPYICGSYSYPTTSSPQSLVPHLMEPVCSSDQVPRILFAGEATHPTFFSTMHGARSSGMREANRIISLYNMRPKL